One window from the genome of Rhinolophus ferrumequinum isolate MPI-CBG mRhiFer1 chromosome 10, mRhiFer1_v1.p, whole genome shotgun sequence encodes:
- the SMARCC2 gene encoding SWI/SNF complex subunit SMARCC2 isoform X4, whose protein sequence is MAVRKKDGGPNVKYYEAADTVTQFDNVRLWLGKNYKKYIQAEPPTNKSLSSLVVQLLQFQEEVFGKHVSNAPLTKLPIKCFLDFKAGGSLCHILAAAYKFKSDQGWRRYDFQNPSRMDRNVEMFMTIEKSLVQNNCLSRPNIFLCPEIEPKLLGKLKDIIKRHQGTVTEDKNNASHVVYPVPGNLEEEEWVRPVMKRDKQVLLHWGYYPDSYDTWIPASEIEASVEDAPTPEKPRKVHAKWILDTDTFNEWMNEEDYEVNDDKNPVSRRKKISAKTLTDEVNSPDSDRRDKKGGNYKKRKCSPSPSPTPEAKKKNAKKGPSTPYTKSKRGHREEEQEDLTKDMDEPSPVPNVEEVTLPKTVNTKKDSESAPVKGGTMTDLDEQEDESMETTGKDEDENSTGNKGEQTKNPDLHEDNVTEQTHHIIIPSYAAWFDYNSVHAIERRALPEFFNGKNKSKTPEIYLAYRNFMIDTYRLNPQEYLTSTACRRNLAGDVCAIMRVHAFLEQWGLINYQVDAESRPTPMGPPPTSHFHVLADTPSGLVPLQPKTPQTSASQQMLNFPDKGKEKPTDMQNFGLRTDMYTKKNVPSKSKAAASATREWTEQETLLLLEALEMYKDDWNKVSEHVGSRTQDECILHFLRLPIEDPYLEDSEASLGPLAYQPIPFSQSGNPVMSTVAFLASVVDPRVASAAAKSALEEFSKMKEEVPTALVEAHVRKVEEAAKVTGKADPAFGLESSGIAGTTSDEPERIEESGTDETRAEGQATEEKKEPKEPREGVGAVEEEAKEKTSEAPKKDEEKGKEGDSEKESEKSDGDPIVDTEKEKEPKEGQEEVLKEVVESEGERKTKVERDIGEGNLSTAAAAALAAAAVKAKHLAAVEERKIKSLVALLVETQMKKLEIKLRHFEELETIMDREREALEYQRQQLLADRQAFHMEQLKYAEMRARQQHFQQMHQQQQQPPPALPPGSQPVPPTGAAGPPTVHSLAMAPASVAPAPAGSGAPPGSLGPSEQIGQAGPTAGPQQQQPAGAPQPGAVPPGVPPPGPHGPSPFPNQQTPPSMMPGAVPGSGHPGVAGNAPLGLPFGMPPPPPPPAPSIIPFGSLADSISINLPPPPNLHGHHHHLPFAPGTLPPPNLPVSMANPLHPNLPATTTMPSSLPLGPGLGSAAAQSPAIVAAVQGNLLPSASPLPDPGTPLPSDPTAPSPGTVTPVPPPQ, encoded by the exons ATGGCGGTGCGGAAGAAGGACGGCGGCCCCAACGTGAAGTACTACGAGGCCGCGGACACCGTGACCCAGTTCGACAACGTGCGGCTCTGGCTCGGCAAGAACTACAAGAAG tATATACAAGCTGAACCACCCACCAACAAGTCTCTGTCTAGCCTGGTTGTACAGTTGCTACAATTTCAGGAAGAAGTTTTTGGCAAACATGTCAGCAACGCACCGTTAACCAAACTGCCG ATCAAATGTTTCCTAGATTTCAAAGCAGGAGGCTCCCTGTGCCACATACTTGCAGCTGCCTACAAATTCAAGAGTGACCAGGGATG GCGGCGTTACGACTTCCAGAATCCATCACGCATGGACCGCAACGTGGAAATGTTCATGACTATTGAGAAGTCCTTGGTGCAG AATAATTGCCTGTCTCGACCAAACATTTTTCTGTGCCCAGAAATTGAACCCAAACTGCTAGGAAAAttaaaggacattatcaagagaCACCAG GGAACGGTCACTGAGGATAAGAACAACGCCTCCCATGTTGTGTATCCTGTCCCAGGGAACCTGGAAGAAG AGGAATGGGTACGACCAGTCATGAAGAGGGATAAGCAGGTTCTTTTGCACTGGGGCTACTATCCTGACAG TTACGACACCTGGATCCCAGCCAGTGAAATTGAAGCATCTGTGGAAGATGCTCCAACTCCTGAGAAACCTAGGAAG GTTCATGCAAAGTGGATCCTGGACACAGATACCttcaatgaatggatgaatgaggaGGACTATGAAGTAAATGATGATAAAAACCCTGTGTCCCGCCGAAAGAAGATTTCAGCCAAGACACTGACAGATGAG GTGAACAGCCCAGATTCAGATCGACGGGACAAGAAGGGAGGGAACTATAAGAAGAGGAAGTGCTCCCCCTCTCCTTCACCAACCCCAGAAGCTAAGAAGAAAAATGCTAAGAAAGG TCCCTCAACACCTTACACCAAGTCCAAGCGTGGCCACAGAGAAGAGGAGCAAGAAGACCTGACAAAGGACATGGATGAGCCCTCACCGGTCCCCAATGTAGAAGAGGTGACATTGCCCAAAACAG TCAACACGAAGAAGGACTCGGAGTCAGCCCCAGTCAAAGGAGGCACCATGACTGACTTGG ATGAACAGGAGGATGAAAGCATGGAGACCACGGGCAAG GATGAGGATGAGAACAGTACGGGGAACAAGGGGGAGCAGACTAAGAACCCGGACCTGCATGAGGATAACGTGACTGAACAGACCCACCACATCATCATTCCCAGCTACGCGGCCTGGTTTGACTATAACAG TGTTCATGCCATTGAGCGGAGGGCTCTCCCCGAGTTCTTCAACGGCAAGAACAAGTCCAAGACTCCAGAAAT CTACCTGGCTTATCGAAACTTCATGATTGACACTTACCGGCTGAACCCCCAAGAGTACCTCACCTCCACCGCCTGCCGCAGGAACCTGGCGGGTGATGTCTGTGCCATCATGAG AGTCCACGCCTTCCTAGAACAGTGGGGTCTTATTAACTACCAGGTGGATGCTGAGAGCCGGCCAACCCCCATGGGGCCTCCACCCACCTCTCACTTCCACGTCTTGGCGGACACGCCCTCAGGGCTGGTCCCTCTGCAGCCCAAGACCCCACAG ACCTCTGCTTCACAACAAATGCTCAACTTCCCTGacaaaggcaaagagaaaccGACAGACATGCAGAACTTTGGGCTGCGCACAGACATGTACACAAAGAAGAACGTCCCCTCCAAG AGCAAAGCTGCGGCCAGTGCCACTCGAGAGTGGACAGAACAGGAGACCCTGCTACTCCTGGAG gcacTGGAAATGTACAAAGATGACTGGAACAAAGTATCAGAACACGTGGGAAGCCGCACGCAGGACGAGTGCATCTTGCATTTCCTTCGTCTTCCCATTGAAGACCCATACCTGGAGGACTCAGAGGCCTCTCTGGGCCCCCTGGCCTACCAGCCCATCCCCTTCAGTCAGTCAGGCAACCCTGTTATGAGCACTGTTGCCTTCCTGGCTTCTGTTGTCGATCCTCGAGTCGCCTCTGCTGCTGCAAAGTCGGCCTTAG AAGAGTTCTCCAAAATGAAGGAAGAGGTACCCACAGCCTTGGTGGAGGCGCATGTTCGAAAAGTGGAAGAAGCAGCCAAAGTGACAGGCAAGGCAGACCCAGCCTTCGGTCTGGAAAGCAGTGGCATTGCCGGAACCACCTCTGATGAGCCTGAGCGGATTG AGGAGAGTGGGACTGACGAGACGCGAGCAGAGGGCCAGgccacagaggagaagaaggagccCAAG GAACCCCGAGAAGGAGTTGGGGCTGTAGAGGAAGAAGCAAAGGAGAAGACCAGTGAGGCTCCCAAAAAGgatgaagagaaagggaaagaaggtgACAGCGAGAAGGAGTCAGAGAAGAGCGATGGGGACCCCATAG TTGACactgagaaggagaaggagccaaaggaggggcaggaggaagtGCTGAAGGAAGTGGTGGAGTCAGAGGGGGAAAGGAAGACCAAGGTGGAGCGGGACATCGGTGAGGGCAATCTctccactgctgctgctgctgccctggcTGCTGCTGCCGTGAAGGCCAAG CACTTGGCTGCCGTTGAGGAGAGGAAGATCAAATCTCTGGTGGCCCTGCTGGTGGAGACCCAGATGAAAAAGTTGGAGATCAAACTCCGGCACTTTGAGGAGCTGGAGACGATCATGGACCGGGAGCGAGAAGCA CTGGAGTATCAGAGGCAGCAGCTCCTGGCCGACCGACAAGCCTTCCACATGGAGCAGCTGAAGTACGCAGAGATGAGGGCCCGGCAGCAGCACTTCCAACAAatgcaccagcagcagcagcagccaccgccagccctgcccccaggctCCCAGCCTGTCCCACCTACAGGTGCTGCTGGGCCACCTACCGTCCACAGCTTGGCTATGGCTCCAGCCTCGGTGGCCCCTGCTCCTGCTGGCAGTGGGGCCCCTCCTGGAAGCTTGGGCCCCTCTGAACAGATTGGGCAGGCAGGGCCAACTGCAGGGCCACAGCAGCAGCAACCAGCCGGAGCCCCCCAGCCTGGGGCAGTCCCACCAGGGGTACCACCCCCTGGACCCCATG GCCCCTCACCGTTCCCCAACCAACAAACTCCTCCCTCAATGATGCCAGGGGCAGTGCCAGGCAGCGGGCACCCAGGCGTGGCGGGTAATGCTCCTTTGGGTTTGCCTTTCGGCatgccgcctcctcctcctcctcctgctccatcCATCATCCCATTTGGTAGTCTAGCCGACTCCATCAGTATTAACCTCCCCCCTCCTCCTAACCTGCATGGGCATCATCACCATCTCCCATTCGCCCCGGGCACTCTCCCCCCACCTAACCTGCCTGTGTCCATGGCGAACCCTCTACATCCTAACCTGCCGGCGACCACCACCATGCCATCTTCCTTGCCTCTCGGGCCGGGGCTCGGATCCGCCGCAGCCCAGAGCCCTGCCATTGTGGCAGCTGTTCAGGGCAACCTCCTGCCCAGTGCCAGCCCACTGCCAG acCCAGGCACCCCTCTGCCTTCAGACCCCACAGCCCCGAGCCCAGGCACAGTGACCCCTGTGCCACCTCCACAGTGA
- the SMARCC2 gene encoding SWI/SNF complex subunit SMARCC2 isoform X2: MAVRKKDGGPNVKYYEAADTVTQFDNVRLWLGKNYKKYIQAEPPTNKSLSSLVVQLLQFQEEVFGKHVSNAPLTKLPIKCFLDFKAGGSLCHILAAAYKFKSDQGWRRYDFQNPSRMDRNVEMFMTIEKSLVQNNCLSRPNIFLCPEIEPKLLGKLKDIIKRHQGTVTEDKNNASHVVYPVPGNLEEEEWVRPVMKRDKQVLLHWGYYPDSYDTWIPASEIEASVEDAPTPEKPRKVHAKWILDTDTFNEWMNEEDYEVNDDKNPVSRRKKISAKTLTDEVNSPDSDRRDKKGGNYKKRKCSPSPSPTPEAKKKNAKKGPSTPYTKSKRGHREEEQEDLTKDMDEPSPVPNVEEVTLPKTVNTKKDSESAPVKGGTMTDLDEQEDESMETTGKDEDENSTGNKGEQTKNPDLHEDNVTEQTHHIIIPSYAAWFDYNSVHAIERRALPEFFNGKNKSKTPEIYLAYRNFMIDTYRLNPQEYLTSTACRRNLAGDVCAIMRVHAFLEQWGLINYQVDAESRPTPMGPPPTSHFHVLADTPSGLVPLQPKTPQGRQVDADTKAGRKGKELDDLVPETAKGKPELTSASQQMLNFPDKGKEKPTDMQNFGLRTDMYTKKNVPSKSKAAASATREWTEQETLLLLEALEMYKDDWNKVSEHVGSRTQDECILHFLRLPIEDPYLEDSEASLGPLAYQPIPFSQSGNPVMSTVAFLASVVDPRVASAAAKSALEEFSKMKEEVPTALVEAHVRKVEEAAKVTGKADPAFGLESSGIAGTTSDEPERIEESGTDETRAEGQATEEKKEPKEPREGVGAVEEEAKEKTSEAPKKDEEKGKEGDSEKESEKSDGDPIVDTEKEKEPKEGQEEVLKEVVESEGERKTKVERDIGEGNLSTAAAAALAAAAVKAKHLAAVEERKIKSLVALLVETQMKKLEIKLRHFEELETIMDREREALEYQRQQLLADRQAFHMEQLKYAEMRARQQHFQQMHQQQQQPPPALPPGSQPVPPTGAAGPPTVHSLAMAPASVAPAPAGSGAPPGSLGPSEQIGQAGPTAGPQQQQPAGAPQPGAVPPGVPPPGPHGPSPFPNQQTPPSMMPGAVPGSGHPGVAGNAPLGLPFGMPPPPPPPAPSIIPFGSLADSISINLPPPPNLHGHHHHLPFAPGTLPPPNLPVSMANPLHPNLPATTTMPSSLPLGPGLGSAAAQSPAIVAAVQGNLLPSASPLPDPGTPLPSDPTAPSPGTVTPVPPPQ; the protein is encoded by the exons ATGGCGGTGCGGAAGAAGGACGGCGGCCCCAACGTGAAGTACTACGAGGCCGCGGACACCGTGACCCAGTTCGACAACGTGCGGCTCTGGCTCGGCAAGAACTACAAGAAG tATATACAAGCTGAACCACCCACCAACAAGTCTCTGTCTAGCCTGGTTGTACAGTTGCTACAATTTCAGGAAGAAGTTTTTGGCAAACATGTCAGCAACGCACCGTTAACCAAACTGCCG ATCAAATGTTTCCTAGATTTCAAAGCAGGAGGCTCCCTGTGCCACATACTTGCAGCTGCCTACAAATTCAAGAGTGACCAGGGATG GCGGCGTTACGACTTCCAGAATCCATCACGCATGGACCGCAACGTGGAAATGTTCATGACTATTGAGAAGTCCTTGGTGCAG AATAATTGCCTGTCTCGACCAAACATTTTTCTGTGCCCAGAAATTGAACCCAAACTGCTAGGAAAAttaaaggacattatcaagagaCACCAG GGAACGGTCACTGAGGATAAGAACAACGCCTCCCATGTTGTGTATCCTGTCCCAGGGAACCTGGAAGAAG AGGAATGGGTACGACCAGTCATGAAGAGGGATAAGCAGGTTCTTTTGCACTGGGGCTACTATCCTGACAG TTACGACACCTGGATCCCAGCCAGTGAAATTGAAGCATCTGTGGAAGATGCTCCAACTCCTGAGAAACCTAGGAAG GTTCATGCAAAGTGGATCCTGGACACAGATACCttcaatgaatggatgaatgaggaGGACTATGAAGTAAATGATGATAAAAACCCTGTGTCCCGCCGAAAGAAGATTTCAGCCAAGACACTGACAGATGAG GTGAACAGCCCAGATTCAGATCGACGGGACAAGAAGGGAGGGAACTATAAGAAGAGGAAGTGCTCCCCCTCTCCTTCACCAACCCCAGAAGCTAAGAAGAAAAATGCTAAGAAAGG TCCCTCAACACCTTACACCAAGTCCAAGCGTGGCCACAGAGAAGAGGAGCAAGAAGACCTGACAAAGGACATGGATGAGCCCTCACCGGTCCCCAATGTAGAAGAGGTGACATTGCCCAAAACAG TCAACACGAAGAAGGACTCGGAGTCAGCCCCAGTCAAAGGAGGCACCATGACTGACTTGG ATGAACAGGAGGATGAAAGCATGGAGACCACGGGCAAG GATGAGGATGAGAACAGTACGGGGAACAAGGGGGAGCAGACTAAGAACCCGGACCTGCATGAGGATAACGTGACTGAACAGACCCACCACATCATCATTCCCAGCTACGCGGCCTGGTTTGACTATAACAG TGTTCATGCCATTGAGCGGAGGGCTCTCCCCGAGTTCTTCAACGGCAAGAACAAGTCCAAGACTCCAGAAAT CTACCTGGCTTATCGAAACTTCATGATTGACACTTACCGGCTGAACCCCCAAGAGTACCTCACCTCCACCGCCTGCCGCAGGAACCTGGCGGGTGATGTCTGTGCCATCATGAG AGTCCACGCCTTCCTAGAACAGTGGGGTCTTATTAACTACCAGGTGGATGCTGAGAGCCGGCCAACCCCCATGGGGCCTCCACCCACCTCTCACTTCCACGTCTTGGCGGACACGCCCTCAGGGCTGGTCCCTCTGCAGCCCAAGACCCCACAG GGCCGCCAGGTTGATGCTGATACCAAGGCTGGGCGAAAGGGCAAAGAGCTGGATGACCTGGTGCCAGAGACCGCTAAGGGCAAGCCAGAGCTG ACCTCTGCTTCACAACAAATGCTCAACTTCCCTGacaaaggcaaagagaaaccGACAGACATGCAGAACTTTGGGCTGCGCACAGACATGTACACAAAGAAGAACGTCCCCTCCAAG AGCAAAGCTGCGGCCAGTGCCACTCGAGAGTGGACAGAACAGGAGACCCTGCTACTCCTGGAG gcacTGGAAATGTACAAAGATGACTGGAACAAAGTATCAGAACACGTGGGAAGCCGCACGCAGGACGAGTGCATCTTGCATTTCCTTCGTCTTCCCATTGAAGACCCATACCTGGAGGACTCAGAGGCCTCTCTGGGCCCCCTGGCCTACCAGCCCATCCCCTTCAGTCAGTCAGGCAACCCTGTTATGAGCACTGTTGCCTTCCTGGCTTCTGTTGTCGATCCTCGAGTCGCCTCTGCTGCTGCAAAGTCGGCCTTAG AAGAGTTCTCCAAAATGAAGGAAGAGGTACCCACAGCCTTGGTGGAGGCGCATGTTCGAAAAGTGGAAGAAGCAGCCAAAGTGACAGGCAAGGCAGACCCAGCCTTCGGTCTGGAAAGCAGTGGCATTGCCGGAACCACCTCTGATGAGCCTGAGCGGATTG AGGAGAGTGGGACTGACGAGACGCGAGCAGAGGGCCAGgccacagaggagaagaaggagccCAAG GAACCCCGAGAAGGAGTTGGGGCTGTAGAGGAAGAAGCAAAGGAGAAGACCAGTGAGGCTCCCAAAAAGgatgaagagaaagggaaagaaggtgACAGCGAGAAGGAGTCAGAGAAGAGCGATGGGGACCCCATAG TTGACactgagaaggagaaggagccaaaggaggggcaggaggaagtGCTGAAGGAAGTGGTGGAGTCAGAGGGGGAAAGGAAGACCAAGGTGGAGCGGGACATCGGTGAGGGCAATCTctccactgctgctgctgctgccctggcTGCTGCTGCCGTGAAGGCCAAG CACTTGGCTGCCGTTGAGGAGAGGAAGATCAAATCTCTGGTGGCCCTGCTGGTGGAGACCCAGATGAAAAAGTTGGAGATCAAACTCCGGCACTTTGAGGAGCTGGAGACGATCATGGACCGGGAGCGAGAAGCA CTGGAGTATCAGAGGCAGCAGCTCCTGGCCGACCGACAAGCCTTCCACATGGAGCAGCTGAAGTACGCAGAGATGAGGGCCCGGCAGCAGCACTTCCAACAAatgcaccagcagcagcagcagccaccgccagccctgcccccaggctCCCAGCCTGTCCCACCTACAGGTGCTGCTGGGCCACCTACCGTCCACAGCTTGGCTATGGCTCCAGCCTCGGTGGCCCCTGCTCCTGCTGGCAGTGGGGCCCCTCCTGGAAGCTTGGGCCCCTCTGAACAGATTGGGCAGGCAGGGCCAACTGCAGGGCCACAGCAGCAGCAACCAGCCGGAGCCCCCCAGCCTGGGGCAGTCCCACCAGGGGTACCACCCCCTGGACCCCATG GCCCCTCACCGTTCCCCAACCAACAAACTCCTCCCTCAATGATGCCAGGGGCAGTGCCAGGCAGCGGGCACCCAGGCGTGGCGGGTAATGCTCCTTTGGGTTTGCCTTTCGGCatgccgcctcctcctcctcctcctgctccatcCATCATCCCATTTGGTAGTCTAGCCGACTCCATCAGTATTAACCTCCCCCCTCCTCCTAACCTGCATGGGCATCATCACCATCTCCCATTCGCCCCGGGCACTCTCCCCCCACCTAACCTGCCTGTGTCCATGGCGAACCCTCTACATCCTAACCTGCCGGCGACCACCACCATGCCATCTTCCTTGCCTCTCGGGCCGGGGCTCGGATCCGCCGCAGCCCAGAGCCCTGCCATTGTGGCAGCTGTTCAGGGCAACCTCCTGCCCAGTGCCAGCCCACTGCCAG acCCAGGCACCCCTCTGCCTTCAGACCCCACAGCCCCGAGCCCAGGCACAGTGACCCCTGTGCCACCTCCACAGTGA
- the SMARCC2 gene encoding SWI/SNF complex subunit SMARCC2 isoform X6 yields MAVRKKDGGPNVKYYEAADTVTQFDNVRLWLGKNYKKYIQAEPPTNKSLSSLVVQLLQFQEEVFGKHVSNAPLTKLPIKCFLDFKAGGSLCHILAAAYKFKSDQGWRRYDFQNPSRMDRNVEMFMTIEKSLVQNNCLSRPNIFLCPEIEPKLLGKLKDIIKRHQGTVTEDKNNASHVVYPVPGNLEEEEWVRPVMKRDKQVLLHWGYYPDSYDTWIPASEIEASVEDAPTPEKPRKVHAKWILDTDTFNEWMNEEDYEVNDDKNPVSRRKKISAKTLTDEVNSPDSDRRDKKGGNYKKRKCSPSPSPTPEAKKKNAKKGPSTPYTKSKRGHREEEQEDLTKDMDEPSPVPNVEEVTLPKTVNTKKDSESAPVKGGTMTDLDEQEDESMETTGKDEDENSTGNKGEQTKNPDLHEDNVTEQTHHIIIPSYAAWFDYNSVHAIERRALPEFFNGKNKSKTPEIYLAYRNFMIDTYRLNPQEYLTSTACRRNLAGDVCAIMRVHAFLEQWGLINYQVDAESRPTPMGPPPTSHFHVLADTPSGLVPLQPKTPQGRQVDADTKAGRKGKELDDLVPETAKGKPELTSASQQMLNFPDKGKEKPTDMQNFGLRTDMYTKKNVPSKSKAAASATREWTEQETLLLLEALEMYKDDWNKVSEHVGSRTQDECILHFLRLPIEDPYLEDSEASLGPLAYQPIPFSQSGNPVMSTVAFLASVVDPRVASAAAKSALEEFSKMKEEVPTALVEAHVRKVEEAAKVTGKADPAFGLESSGIAGTTSDEPERIEESGTDETRAEGQATEEKKEPKEPREGVGAVEEEAKEKTSEAPKKDEEKGKEGDSEKESEKSDGDPIVDTEKEKEPKEGQEEVLKEVVESEGERKTKVERDIGEGNLSTAAAAALAAAAVKAKHLAAVEERKIKSLVALLVETQMKKLEIKLRHFEELETIMDREREALEYQRQQLLADRQAFHMEQLKYAEMRARQQHFQQMHQQQQQPPPALPPGSQPVPPTGAAGPPTVHSLAMAPASVAPAPAGSGAPPGSLGPSEQIGQAGPTAGPQQQQPAGAPQPGAVPPGVPPPGPHGPSPFPNQQTPPSMMPGAVPGSGHPGVAAQSPAIVAAVQGNLLPSASPLPDPGTPLPSDPTAPSPGTVTPVPPPQ; encoded by the exons ATGGCGGTGCGGAAGAAGGACGGCGGCCCCAACGTGAAGTACTACGAGGCCGCGGACACCGTGACCCAGTTCGACAACGTGCGGCTCTGGCTCGGCAAGAACTACAAGAAG tATATACAAGCTGAACCACCCACCAACAAGTCTCTGTCTAGCCTGGTTGTACAGTTGCTACAATTTCAGGAAGAAGTTTTTGGCAAACATGTCAGCAACGCACCGTTAACCAAACTGCCG ATCAAATGTTTCCTAGATTTCAAAGCAGGAGGCTCCCTGTGCCACATACTTGCAGCTGCCTACAAATTCAAGAGTGACCAGGGATG GCGGCGTTACGACTTCCAGAATCCATCACGCATGGACCGCAACGTGGAAATGTTCATGACTATTGAGAAGTCCTTGGTGCAG AATAATTGCCTGTCTCGACCAAACATTTTTCTGTGCCCAGAAATTGAACCCAAACTGCTAGGAAAAttaaaggacattatcaagagaCACCAG GGAACGGTCACTGAGGATAAGAACAACGCCTCCCATGTTGTGTATCCTGTCCCAGGGAACCTGGAAGAAG AGGAATGGGTACGACCAGTCATGAAGAGGGATAAGCAGGTTCTTTTGCACTGGGGCTACTATCCTGACAG TTACGACACCTGGATCCCAGCCAGTGAAATTGAAGCATCTGTGGAAGATGCTCCAACTCCTGAGAAACCTAGGAAG GTTCATGCAAAGTGGATCCTGGACACAGATACCttcaatgaatggatgaatgaggaGGACTATGAAGTAAATGATGATAAAAACCCTGTGTCCCGCCGAAAGAAGATTTCAGCCAAGACACTGACAGATGAG GTGAACAGCCCAGATTCAGATCGACGGGACAAGAAGGGAGGGAACTATAAGAAGAGGAAGTGCTCCCCCTCTCCTTCACCAACCCCAGAAGCTAAGAAGAAAAATGCTAAGAAAGG TCCCTCAACACCTTACACCAAGTCCAAGCGTGGCCACAGAGAAGAGGAGCAAGAAGACCTGACAAAGGACATGGATGAGCCCTCACCGGTCCCCAATGTAGAAGAGGTGACATTGCCCAAAACAG TCAACACGAAGAAGGACTCGGAGTCAGCCCCAGTCAAAGGAGGCACCATGACTGACTTGG ATGAACAGGAGGATGAAAGCATGGAGACCACGGGCAAG GATGAGGATGAGAACAGTACGGGGAACAAGGGGGAGCAGACTAAGAACCCGGACCTGCATGAGGATAACGTGACTGAACAGACCCACCACATCATCATTCCCAGCTACGCGGCCTGGTTTGACTATAACAG TGTTCATGCCATTGAGCGGAGGGCTCTCCCCGAGTTCTTCAACGGCAAGAACAAGTCCAAGACTCCAGAAAT CTACCTGGCTTATCGAAACTTCATGATTGACACTTACCGGCTGAACCCCCAAGAGTACCTCACCTCCACCGCCTGCCGCAGGAACCTGGCGGGTGATGTCTGTGCCATCATGAG AGTCCACGCCTTCCTAGAACAGTGGGGTCTTATTAACTACCAGGTGGATGCTGAGAGCCGGCCAACCCCCATGGGGCCTCCACCCACCTCTCACTTCCACGTCTTGGCGGACACGCCCTCAGGGCTGGTCCCTCTGCAGCCCAAGACCCCACAG GGCCGCCAGGTTGATGCTGATACCAAGGCTGGGCGAAAGGGCAAAGAGCTGGATGACCTGGTGCCAGAGACCGCTAAGGGCAAGCCAGAGCTG ACCTCTGCTTCACAACAAATGCTCAACTTCCCTGacaaaggcaaagagaaaccGACAGACATGCAGAACTTTGGGCTGCGCACAGACATGTACACAAAGAAGAACGTCCCCTCCAAG AGCAAAGCTGCGGCCAGTGCCACTCGAGAGTGGACAGAACAGGAGACCCTGCTACTCCTGGAG gcacTGGAAATGTACAAAGATGACTGGAACAAAGTATCAGAACACGTGGGAAGCCGCACGCAGGACGAGTGCATCTTGCATTTCCTTCGTCTTCCCATTGAAGACCCATACCTGGAGGACTCAGAGGCCTCTCTGGGCCCCCTGGCCTACCAGCCCATCCCCTTCAGTCAGTCAGGCAACCCTGTTATGAGCACTGTTGCCTTCCTGGCTTCTGTTGTCGATCCTCGAGTCGCCTCTGCTGCTGCAAAGTCGGCCTTAG AAGAGTTCTCCAAAATGAAGGAAGAGGTACCCACAGCCTTGGTGGAGGCGCATGTTCGAAAAGTGGAAGAAGCAGCCAAAGTGACAGGCAAGGCAGACCCAGCCTTCGGTCTGGAAAGCAGTGGCATTGCCGGAACCACCTCTGATGAGCCTGAGCGGATTG AGGAGAGTGGGACTGACGAGACGCGAGCAGAGGGCCAGgccacagaggagaagaaggagccCAAG GAACCCCGAGAAGGAGTTGGGGCTGTAGAGGAAGAAGCAAAGGAGAAGACCAGTGAGGCTCCCAAAAAGgatgaagagaaagggaaagaaggtgACAGCGAGAAGGAGTCAGAGAAGAGCGATGGGGACCCCATAG TTGACactgagaaggagaaggagccaaaggaggggcaggaggaagtGCTGAAGGAAGTGGTGGAGTCAGAGGGGGAAAGGAAGACCAAGGTGGAGCGGGACATCGGTGAGGGCAATCTctccactgctgctgctgctgccctggcTGCTGCTGCCGTGAAGGCCAAG CACTTGGCTGCCGTTGAGGAGAGGAAGATCAAATCTCTGGTGGCCCTGCTGGTGGAGACCCAGATGAAAAAGTTGGAGATCAAACTCCGGCACTTTGAGGAGCTGGAGACGATCATGGACCGGGAGCGAGAAGCA CTGGAGTATCAGAGGCAGCAGCTCCTGGCCGACCGACAAGCCTTCCACATGGAGCAGCTGAAGTACGCAGAGATGAGGGCCCGGCAGCAGCACTTCCAACAAatgcaccagcagcagcagcagccaccgccagccctgcccccaggctCCCAGCCTGTCCCACCTACAGGTGCTGCTGGGCCACCTACCGTCCACAGCTTGGCTATGGCTCCAGCCTCGGTGGCCCCTGCTCCTGCTGGCAGTGGGGCCCCTCCTGGAAGCTTGGGCCCCTCTGAACAGATTGGGCAGGCAGGGCCAACTGCAGGGCCACAGCAGCAGCAACCAGCCGGAGCCCCCCAGCCTGGGGCAGTCCCACCAGGGGTACCACCCCCTGGACCCCATG GCCCCTCACCGTTCCCCAACCAACAAACTCCTCCCTCAATGATGCCAGGGGCAGTGCCAGGCAGCGGGCACCCAGGCGTGGCGG CCCAGAGCCCTGCCATTGTGGCAGCTGTTCAGGGCAACCTCCTGCCCAGTGCCAGCCCACTGCCAG acCCAGGCACCCCTCTGCCTTCAGACCCCACAGCCCCGAGCCCAGGCACAGTGACCCCTGTGCCACCTCCACAGTGA